The genomic stretch GAATaagtgaaatcaaaatcgttttCATCCGGTTTCGGTTTTAGTGGTTTTTAATATGTTTTTATTAATCTGTTCACAACCAGTTTATATGGGGTTAATAGTGtcgttttagaaaatggtttgtATCCTACAACTAACGTGAttcctacatatattaaatttcctaaagagtTAAGACAATAACATTTATTTTACtaaggacaatatactttctatgtaaaagactacacatattatactaattaactatgatcctagaaattaaaaaatcaacaaGTGGCAGtgtgtgaaagtgaagctcccttcttggttaatactttttttttttttctccccttttttcgcAAAGACCCAtcgaaattcaaaacactttaagtctttaatactaggtgcCGGTTAATCATCAGTTTTTTAGTTCAGTTTTGAACCGaaattatggcctataaaaccaaaaccggatCAATTTACTACGGTGCGGTTCGATTCGGTTATAACCGATCGATTTTGATTCtgataaatggtttcggttatATATTAACACCCTTAACCATACCCCCTGATCGATGCCTTCTCACACGCCCTCATTGGTCGAGGCATGCTGCGCACCCCTACTCCCACCCATAAAACTTTAAAACTCTGAAGTTTTTTCAGATAGGTGAAAGTCTAAAGTTTTCCTATAAGGCATTTTCTATTCCTTCTCAAAAATGCATGGGTTTGGAATTTTGGAAGTAAAACACTAAAACCCATCTTAGTCGAAACTGAAAATACAACCAAGAAGTTATATTTAAGACGCACGTATTTAGGTAATCATAATTTATATGTACATATTGCCATATTTATTGTCTTATGTTTTTTGGAAACTAAGCATTTAAAATTTGGGAAGTTATCGTCGTAacagtgtaaaaaaaaaagtaataatagaaggttatattttaaaaaaccaTAAAATAAAGCACAAGatatcttataaaaaaaaaaaaagtagtagtaAACATGATAATACGAAAGtgagtatttgattgaattagacttcGAAATGTGACTAGTGATTAATCTAGATCATTCCCTCTTTATCCAATGGTCGGAATTGACAAATTCTTCTGTTCTCACTTCCACTCTCTTAGGCAAAGCAATGTCCATGCACAGTGATTTGTTGGAAGCAATTGCTGATAGCATCAATCAGCTTATTATGTAATCAAAATGCAAGAAATTAAGCTCTTATTTGTTAGGATCACTAACAACTACACCATTTTATGCTAGCCGATCGTGAAGGTGAAGGATATTTCATATTTCAACATTTCCAGGGAAATAAACAAGATTGCTGATTTCTTAACTAAGAAGATCGTGTCCATAATGTGTGATAATTTGACTAAATTTCACTCAATGGTGAGAGAACACTTGTATTTCAACAACTAATATTCATCTTGTTTGATTGAATAAATGACTTTctatcaaaagaaataaaaggatgCTACCCAGTCATCATGACTCCTGTGCCAAGACAGAGCGGAGCGCAACATTATTGCCCCAGGTAGCCATCCCAAAAATTTACCAATACCATTACCCAGAATGCAAAACCTATCTTTTCATAAGGCCCCTTGGGTTAGAGAGCGTATGAGGTCCctgaatgagaatcattttcGCACGGATCTGATCCACACGAATGGAATCCATCCAAAGAGAAACTCTTATCCACAGTCCTCCGGTTAGGAGAGGCTGCAATTAATTGAAAGCGAAAGTGAGCAAATAATTTAAGTTGACTCTGCTTCCTCTGTTTTCAAGTCTTTCAAGTAGAAAAAATTAGACTATGCCTCCCAAGTCTTCCCTCCTTTTTCGTCTTCTTCTTGGGCTCTGGTATTGATAGGGAGAGAGAGCACGGTGGAGGATGTGCAGAATTGGAAAAACAATGGAAACACGCACCAACACGACTCCAAGATCCACAGTCTtgttccccttcttcttcttcctcttcgttGCCCTCTCTTTCCTGGTCAGCTTCAGCAGCTGCATCGACCCTAATTACCTCAACGAATATTGCCCCAACACAACTCTATACGCATCCAACAGCACCTACCAATCCAACCTCAacatcctcctctcttctttttcatcaAACTTCAATACCACCTACCGCAACGCCACCGTCGGCCAGAATCCCAATGCCGTTTACGGCCACTACTACTGTAGAGGAGATGTCACCCGCGATGTCTGCCGTGATTGTGTTGACACCGCCGCTCGTGAGATCCTTCAGTACTGCCCCAACAGGAAAGTCGCAATCATTTGGTACGATGAGTGTACGTTGCGTTACTCGAACAAATCCTTCTTCTCTACCCTCTCTGAGAACCCTCCCTACGCCATGTTTAATACACACAATATCTCTGATCCGAATCGATTTAATCAGCTCTGGGGTAATATAACGAACGTGACCGCAACTAAAGCTGCCTCCAATTCTGATAGATACGCCACTCAAGAAGCTAATTTTACACAATTTCAGAAACTATATTGTCTCGCGCAGTGTAGCCCTGATTTATCAGGGAGGGACTGTAACAGTTGCCTTGTCAATGCCATTTCTTATCTCCCTGGTTGCTGTAGTGGCAGCAAAGGAGGAAGGGTTTTCAATCCGAGCTGCATCATCAGGTTTGAGGTATACCCTTTCTATCGAGTTACAGGTTCAGCGCTTGCTCCTTCGCCTACTATTGCTTCCCTGCCGGCTCCGAGCAACAGAACTACCATTCTCGGTGAGCTACTACACTTCTAAACAGGGACTGTTACTctgtttccaaattttttcaaTCCAGTTGGTATATTTGTGTACAGAAAAGCAAGGAAGGTCGTCTAAACAAATTGTTGGAATTGTTCTGCTGGTTGCGGCTGTTGAAGTGattcttttctctattctctTGTGCTGTCTGCAAATCcggaagaaaaaggagaaccCATCAAAGGAGAATGGTAGAAGCTTTggccttttctcttttctaaaacACTAGACTTGATTATCTAAAGACAAGTGTCATCCCTTGGTTTCTTCCTCAAGATTTGGAGCCAACAGATGCAAGCTGATCTGAATGGTTCATAATCTTCTTTGACATCTTTTTTCACCTTATGGCTTGTGGATAGGTGGGAACACAATTAAAAGTATGGAGCCATTGCTATTTGATTTCAGTAAGGTTGTTGCAGCTACAAACAACTTTGCGGATGTCAATAAGATTGGTGAAGGAGATTTTGGAGCCGTTTACAAGGTAAAAAGAAAGTTACAAACATGTAGTAAACATTCCAAAAttcttgaatgtaaaattttGCTATGCAACCAAATAGAAATTTGACTGGCCATGAATTTAGAATAACTTAAACCAGCTTTGATTTGATCATGAAGCTTCAGAAGTTTATTAATAATTTGTATCATGTCATAAGGGTAAACTTCATGAGGGACAAGAAATTGTTGTCAAGAGGCTCCCAAAAAACTCTGGACAAAGTGAAGAAGAATTCAAGAATGAGGTTGCATTAGTTGCAAAGCTTCAACACTACAATCTAGCTAAGCTATTGGGATTTTgcttagagagagaagaaaagatccTCGTCTATGAGTTTTTACCCAACAAAAGTCTGATTACTTCCTATTTGGTCAGTCCCACacacacttctctctctctctcttttcatgaATTATATACTCCAATTTATGCAAATGTGGAATTATAAGTGAAACTCATGacatttcatcctcttttgtCCATGCAACAACTTTTCAGGATGAATTGTTTGTCAACTTGATCAAATCCTAAATTCTGATTCTACATTTTATTTGGATTACTACAGATCCTGTGAAATGCAACCAATTTGATTGGCAGAGACATCGCAAAATCATAGAAGGGATTACTCAAGGACTTCTTTATCTTCATGAAGATTCCCTCTTTTGTATTATGCATAAGGATCTTAAAGCTAGCAATATATTGTTTAAAGATTGTAAAATCTAGTCAGATGGGAAAATAAATCTCAAGATCTTAGACTTTGGGATGGCAAGAATATTTGGTATGGATTAAACTCAAGCAAATACAAACATAATAGTTTGGTATTAGTAAGTTTCATAAACTCATTCTTTCTTATAGTTATGCTCTGAGGAAACATTTTGATGCATTCACATTTGCCAagttcttaattaattatttttttctttcttcctcttaacAGAAAATGTTTGCCTAATAATTAATTTGTAGGCTCCGACTAAGTCTAGTgaggaaaaaataaatgcatATTCTTTGAAATATTGCTACAACCTTTATTATTTTGTTCCTTAATATCGAAGATGAAATAGATATAGTATTAGACCGGTTTGGTGAGTCATACCTGACCTAATTTTGAACAAGACTTATCGCAATCAGACCTAGGTGATAATAACCAGAATGATTTTTCTTGAAGATGGTTAAGCCCATCTGGGAATGCTTGACATAAAAATGTAATCTTGGCTAGGAGTTAGGATTAGGCCAACTTCATATCAATTGCCACAACAAAGGTTAGTCTCCCACCCCGCctccataataaaaaaaaaaaaaaaatccatccaaaaaaaaaaaaaaagagttttggcATTGATAAGAATCTCATATTTTGGTAGGAAGAAGGGGGAATTGGCCTAAAAACTGGATAGGGGGTAAGACGCAGCTGAGCGCTGATGGTTGACTCAAGTGCCCCCAAACATAGACCATCCCTAGTGTGGATTTGCAGTAGTTAGCTCCGGGAAACTAAACTATTGGAAATTGGTAGCCCAGGCTTAGGGTTCAATTGTGGATTGCAACCACACATTGGTTGAGGCCAACCATGAACCCTTATGTGTTTCAATAAATATGAGTTGTCATTTTATTGTGCTCGCATTTGGTAGCTATACCTATCTAACTAGGGCATCCCTTaagttatgtttggttgtaagggataTTTAaggggaaaggaagtgaaattttcatactaaaAAGAAACTTATATAATCATTActtcatatgattgtataaactattttatctttcaaaccatatttaataaagacacattttacatattataacaaaggattttgaatgcaaaacaaaatgaaatttaataaccaaatataaaataatttgaagttaatgatataCAGTCACatgaagtatgaaaattttacttttttttctttatttttcctaacAACCAAACAGTCTTAACATCACACGTGTAAGTCCCAACGATGAGATCGGATCAGGTCTTGACCGATACACCGAAGAGACTCAACGTCTCCACCCATATGATCTCTTGCCACTGTCTTCCACGCCTCACTCTTATCATTGTCACTcgattacttttatttttacagaaaaaaaaaatttactcaaTACTGTTTTAGTTCACAAGAATATCCAATATTCCattccaattttattttatt from Macadamia integrifolia cultivar HAES 741 chromosome 11, SCU_Mint_v3, whole genome shotgun sequence encodes the following:
- the LOC122093625 gene encoding cysteine-rich receptor-like protein kinase 25; amino-acid sequence: MCRIGKTMETRTNTTPRSTVLFPFFFFLFVALSFLVSFSSCIDPNYLNEYCPNTTLYASNSTYQSNLNILLSSFSSNFNTTYRNATVGQNPNAVYGHYYCRGDVTRDVCRDCVDTAAREILQYCPNRKVAIIWYDECTLRYSNKSFFSTLSENPPYAMFNTHNISDPNRFNQLWGNITNVTATKAASNSDRYATQEANFTQFQKLYCLAQCSPDLSGRDCNSCLVNAISYLPGCCSGSKGGRVFNPSCIIRFEVYPFYRVTGSALAPSPTIASLPAPSNRTTILEKQGRSSKQIVGIVLLVAAVEVILFSILLCCLQIRKKKENPSKENGGNTIKSMEPLLFDFSKVVAATNNFADVNKIGEGDFGAVYKGKLHEGQEIVVKRLPKNSGQSEEEFKNEVALVAKLQHYNLAKLLGFCLEREEKILVYEFLPNKSLITSYLIL